A region of the Pseudarthrobacter sp. MM222 genome:
GCGCATCCGCGCCGTTTCACCGGCCAGATCGTCCTTCAACTGCAGCCACATCGTCCCCGACGGATCCGCGGCCGCGATCTCCACCCCGGCACTCAGCGTTGCGAGCGGGCTGCGCAGCTCGTGGCTGGCGTCTGAGACAAACTGACGCTGCTCCCGGTCCGAGGCCTGCAGGCGCTCAAGCATGGTGTTCATGGTCAGGGCGAGGGCCTCCAGCTCGTCCTTCGTGGGCGGGACCTCGACCCGCCCATCCAGGCGTTCGGCGTTGATCCGTGCCACCTGACCCCGGATTTTTTCCACTTGCCGGAGGGACCGGCCCACCAGGAGCCAGACCGAGAACGCCACGACAGCCAACAGGAGGGGTGCCGCGCCCAGCATGAGCCAAGCCACGGTGAAAACGGTATCTGCCTGGAGCTGGACCGAGGTCGCGACGATAACGACCACGTGCTGGCGGCCCACCCGTGCGCCGGTCGCAACGACGTGGAAGTCGTCATTGTTGCCGATGTTCGGCAGGCTGGAGACGCGCTGGAACAACATGTACCCCGGTTCCGGGCGCAGTCCGGACAGGGGCCGGTCGACGGCCTTGGGTTCGGATCCGACAATGACAGTGCCGGAGGCATCGAGAAGCTGCACGTACTGGCCGGCATGTCCTGTGGACGTAATGTATTCGATCGCGTCCTCAATGTCCTGGTCCACTACCAGCTGGGCTATGACGTCTTGCGTCCTCTGCCGTGCGGCGGACTCCGTCGACGCCGTCAGGGACGTCTCCAACAGTGCCAGTAGGACTAGTCCGCCCGCCAGCAGTGCCACGGCAACCACGGCGACGGCGGCCGCCGTGGAGCGCTTGCGCACTCCCCAGCGGGTCCGGCGACGGCGGGAGCGGCTGGCCCTGGCATCGGACGGGACCTGTTGCATGTTCCAAGAATGGGGCAACCGCGCGTCCGCGACAACCAAAGCCAACATTTTTCTCCCGCCCGGAGCGGCCCTGCGGGATTTCGACCTCTCAGCGTCCTCTCAGGTGCCATGCGCAACAGTTAGTAAAGGAAGACAGATTTCACAAACTAAAGACTAGGTCCCGTACCAACGCCCCGGCCCTGCGCTGCGGGCCCCGACAGACGACCGGCCGCGCGCTCTCCTCAACCAGTGTGTGGCCGGTCATGCTGTGCCCGGGAGACCCGGGCAACCCGGGCAACCCGGGCAACCCGGGAGACCCGGGCAAAGCCGGTCCCGTGACTCCTGGGTCCGCGGACGGCTGGTGCAGATTCAGCTGGGGCCTTGGCCAGCCACCCGGATAAACAGGGGGTCCATCGGCTGCCCGGCAGCGTACTGACCGTCGAAGAGTTCGGATCCTTCGTCCGTGATGGCCACCTCAACGTCCGCCCAGATGAGCGACCCGTCTGCTGCCTGGCGGGGTGCTCCGGAGCGCAGACTGGCCACAGCAGTCCGGTCCTGCCCGACGTCGTCGCCGGTGCTGATCGAGAGGATCCCGCGTCCGCCGGTGAAGACGATCCATGGGTCCAGCAACCGGACAAACATCATTCCGTGGTGGCCGGAGAGGCGGACGTCGCCCCGGAAGCGCAGGATGCCGGTGCCCCGGACGGCGTCGTAGTCGGAATTTTCGGCGGCGAAGCGGAAAAGGCCTGTTTCATCTACGGTTGCGCCGTTGACCACCGACACCGACGCGTCCGGCAGGCCGTTGATGTAGTCGATAAAGCTGCGCTTGATGCCCCAGCTGAGGCCGAGTGGCGGAAGTGGATCGGGCGAAACGGTCGCTGGACTCACGAAGTTCTCCTGTGGCTGAAAGGCTGGTCTGCTTCTGAGCCTAGCGGCGGATCGCCGGAGGAATGAACTGCCGCCCTGCGATGATGACACCCGGCGTAGCGGGCCCGCCTATTTTCTCTGTCGGCGTAGGGCTCCCGGAACTACGGGCGGGACCCCGGTGGTTGACTTAGATACGTACCAGTCAAGGAAGGTGCACCGTGGCAACTGCGATTAGCAGGGCCCCCGGCCCCGAGGCGTCCGAGGACCCGTTGGATTCATACTCAGCGACCGTCGTCCGGGTGGCGGAGACCGTCACGCCGCACGTCGCCGCTATCGAAATGACCGGTTACGGACGCGGCGGCAGGTTCCGGGTGGGGGCAGGCTCAGCCGTGCTGTTCACCACCGACGGCTACCTGGTCACCAACGCCCACGTAGTGGCCGGCACTCAGAGCGGGCACGCAGTGTTTGCCGACGGGACCCGGACTGCGGTCGATGTCGTTGGCGCCGACCCGCTCTCCGATCTCGCCGTCGTCCATGGCAAGGCCCCCACGGCGGCGCCGGCGGAATTCGGTGACGCTGAGACGCTAAGGGTGGGCCAATTGGTCATTGCCGTCGGCAACCCGCTAGGCCTGTCCGGCTCGGTGACGGCCGGGGTGGTCAGCGGGCTGGGCCGCTCCATCCCGGTGTGGTCCGGGCGCAACCGCCGCATGATCGAGGACGTCATCCAGACCGATGCCGCCCTGAACGCGGGGAGCTCGGGCGGCGCGCTCGCGGACGCCCGGGGCCGAATTGTCGGCATCAACACGGCCGTGGCGGGAGCCGGGCTGGGCCTGGCGGTGCCGGTCAACGCCACCTCACGCAGGATCATCGCCTCGCTGCTAAAGGACGGCCGCGTCAGGCGCGCATACCTGGGGCTGGTCAACACGCCTGTCCAGCTGCCGGCCAGCACCGTGGTCCGGACCGGACGGCGGGAGGGCCTTCTCGTTGTCGAAGTCCTCCCGGCTTCGCCCGCCGATCGTGCTGGGCTCCACGCCGGGGACATCCTCTTGAGCGTCGGGCAGAAACCCGTTGCGAACGCCGAGAGCCTGCAGAAGCTGCTCTTCGCCGAGGCCATCGGGGTCCCGTTGGAGTTGTCGCTGATGCGTGACGGCACTGAAATGCGAGCCGTGGCTGTTCCCGAAGAGATGACGGACAAGAACTAGGCGGGCCGGATCAGTCCCGACCTCGATCCTCCGGCCCGCCTTCTGCCCCTCGGCGCCTGCGGCGAAGGCCGGACACTGGGTGCTGAACACCTGTACTAGGCACGAATTACTTGGGAAAACCTTGGGATGAATACTTGGCCATACTTGCCGCGGTACTCGACTTTCCTTGGGCGCCAAGTCGGGTAGCTGCGTTGCTTGTTGTCGCAGGTCAGGCGTGCCACGGTTTCCTTAGAAGCCCGGAAGGAACACAGTCTCAACACGTCACAGTTCCGAACAGATTCCGATCTTCCGAAGAGTGGTTGAGATTTAGAGCTGGGGAAATCGGAGAACATCGTGGAAAATTCAGCCGGACACTCACCGTCAATTTCTGTCCGTCTTTTCGGCACCTTTGAAATACGGCGCGACGGAGCAACGCTCACGGCGACCGACCTGGGCGGGTGCAAGCCGAGGCACATCCTGGAAATACTGCTCCTGAATCTGGGTACGCCGGTCTCGAAAACCCAATTGATCGACATCCTCTGGGGTGCGAGCGCCAGCGAAGGCGCAGTAGCCACCCTGGAGAGCTACGTCAGTGGCATCCGCCGAGCCATCCAGCCCGGGCAGACAAAGACCGGACCACTGCGCACCGCCAACAGTGGCTACGTTCTGGATCCGCAGCTCGTGGACCTGGATCTGTGGAACTTCCGGCAACTAGTTCGTTCGGCCGCCCAGTCCTCGCCGGCCGAGGCGTACCCGCTGCTCCTCAAGGCGCTGGAACTCTCGGCCGAGCCATTGCTGGGATTCGAGCTTGTCGCTGACTGGGCCGACGACGCAAGGACGCGTCATTCTGCCGAGAAAGTTGCGGCCCAGATCCTCGCAGCAGAAACGGCCGCCGTTCTGGAGCGCACCGACGAGGCCATCCGCTGGGCGCAGGCAGCCATCCGCTCGGAGCCGCTCAACGAACGGGCCTGGACCGTCCTGGTGACCAGCTACGAACAGGCCGGCCTGCCGGCAGAGGGTCTGTCCGCCTACGACCGCTGCCGCAGGCTCTTTGACCACGATTTGGGTTGCGCCCCGGGCCCGGCGCTGCAGGACGCGCATCTCAGGCTCCTGCGTCAGCGTGCCGAGGGAAACGCGGAGCTGTCCGAGGTGCTGGCGGCGTTGCTTTACCTCGGTGAAGGGCTGAATGAACCCAAACGCCGCCTGTTGCCTGCCTCGGAGTCCCGGCGCATGCATGAGAACGCCGGCAGGGTACTTGATTCATTCCTTCAGCGGGTGCGGGCTGCAATCTGAACCGGGAACTTTCCCTAAGACCGGTGGCCCGGCCCTGGGTCAGGCGGCCCTGACGATCGGCAGTTCGTCCCAGTGCGTCGTGTAGCGGGGGGACAGCATTTCCCGCTTCATGCTCCAGTCCGGCCCGGCGCGGATGCCGGCGTGGCCTAAGCCAATGGACCCCCGGCCGTATCTTCGGCTGACTTCCTCCAAGAGGGAGCCGATGCCGCGCTCCTCGAGGGGATTCTCGAAGAGTTTCAACGGCGGCTGGTTCCCGGAGGGACGGAGATCGGTGACCATGATGCCGGCCCGGGCGTACTTCACGCCGTCGCGGATCCGGGGGAGCAGGCCATAGGCCGCCCTCGCAAGCAAAACGGGATCCGCGGTTGGCATGGGCAGCGCCACGCATACCGAGGGGTTGGAGCTGTCCTGCGGGTTGTAGTGGGACGTCGCCGCGAATGCCGTCAGCACTTTGGCCTGCAGCCCGTGTTTGGCGAGCCGGGCGCTGGCCTGCTGGGCGTACACGCCGAACACTTGGCGAAGCCCGGCCGCATTCGTGACAGGGGTTGAGAACGACCGGCTGAAGATCAACTGGTCCCGGCCCGTTCGTTCCTCTTCCAGCGGGATGCACGGTGTGCCTTGCAGCTCCAGGACGGTGCGCATCAGCACCACCGAGAAGCGGTCCCTGATCCTGACCGGATCTGCTCGGGCGAGGTCCAGAACGGAGTGGATGCCCAGCCCGTTCAGGCGTTTGGTCAGCCGGGAGGCGACACCCCACAGTTCGATCACTGACAGCCCGGCCATAAGCGCCTCACGCTGGAGAGCCGGCACGGAGTCCCAGTGGCAGACGCCGTCGAATGCCGCGTTATTCTTGGCCCATTTGTTGGCCAGCTTGGCGAGGGTTTTCGTCCGGGCGATCCCGACGCAGACGGGCACCCCGACGTTCCGGCGGACGGCGGTCTTCATGGTGTGGCCGAGCCGGGTGAGCTCGTGCGCGGTGCCGGAGACGCCCAGGAAGGCTTCGTCAATGCTGTAGACCTCCAGCCAAGCGGAGTACCGGCCGAGCAGTTCCATTACCCTGGCGCTGATGTCGCCGTACAGCTCGTAATTGCTGGACCGGACCACGAGCCCCCACTCCTTTGCCCGCGGCGCGAGCTTGAACCACGGCTCGCCCACCGCGATGCCCAAGGCCTTGGCTTCGGGCGACCGGGTGACGGCGCAGCCGTCGTTGTTGGACAGGACGACGAGGGGGCGACCCTCCAGCGACGGGTCGAAGGCGCGTTCGGCGCTGGCGTAGAAGCAGTTCACGTCCACGAGCGCGATGCTGGGTTTCCTAGACATGGTGCAGGCAGCGTGTTGCGACGCCCCAAATGACCAGGTCCGACAGGGCCGCGACGCGGATGTCCGGATACCGGGGGTTGTCCGCCTGCAGCACCACCCCGGCGGCGGTGACGCGGAGGCGCTTGATGGTGAGCTCCCCATCGAGGACCGCGACGACGACGCAGCCGTCCTTGGGTTCCAGGGCGCGGTTCACTATCAACTCGTCGCCGTCGCTTATCCCCGCGGTCTCCATGGAGTCCCCGGAGACCCTTACGACGTAGGTGCTCGTGATGTCCTTGATGAGGTGCTCGTTAAGGTCGATCCGGCCGTCGAAGTAGTCCTGGGCGGGGGAGGGGTAGCCCGCCGCAACCGGCACCGGAGAAATCAGCACCGACAACAGAGAAGTGCCCGCGTCTATCACGCGGGGTCCGATAACAACGCCCACAACACACCCTTATTCGAATATATGTTCGATGATTCCAGTGTAGTCCCGGGTGCCGACATTCGGCGGACTTTGCGGCATCGCACCAAGAAGGTCAGGGGGCCGCAGGCTAAGCGGCCAAGCTCGGTGGCAAGCCGATGCTTGCCAGGGATGTATAGGGCAGACTGGTGGCGTGAACGGAATCCGGTGGGTGCTGCACGTCGATCTCGACCAGTTCATCGCGGCCGTCGAAGTGCTCCGGCGACCGGAGCTTGCGGGCAAGCCGATCATTGTCGGCGGTCGGGGCGACCCCACGGAACGAGCCGTGGTCTCGACCGCATCCTACGAAGCCAGGGCGTTCGGCGTGGGTTCCGGAATGCCCTTACGCGTTGCGGCCCGGAAAGTGCCCGACGCTGTGATCCTGCCCGTCGACCACGAGGCTTACCTCGCGGCGTCTGAAACGGTGATGGCTACCCTGCGCGCGCAGCCCGGCGCCACCGTGCAGGTGTTGGGTTGGGATGAAGCCTTTGTAGGCACTGAGACAGAGGATCCGGAAGCCTACGCACGGCGGGTGCAGGCCGCTGTCCTGGAGCGAACGCAGTTGCATTGCAGCGTGGGCATCGGGGACACCTTGGTCAGAGCCAAGGTGGCCACCGGTTTCGGCAAGCCGGCCGGCGTCTTCCGTCTCACTGCCGGGAACTGGCTCGACGTCATGGGCAGTCGGCCTACCAGGGACCTGTGGGGCGTCGGAACCAAAGTCTCGGGCCGGCTGACCAAACTCGGCATCAACACCGTCGCCGAACTCGCCGCGACCGACCCCCAAGACCTGATCCCGGAGTTCGGCCCCAGGATGGGTCCCTGGTACGCGGAGCTCGGACGCGGGGACGGCGCCAGCGTTGTGGACGACACTCCGTGGGTTGCCCGCGGGCATAGCCGGGAGACCACCTTCCAGCGGGACCTGACCGAGCCCGCCCAGGTGGACGACGCCGTCAGGGAGCTGACAGCGCGTGTCCTTGAGGATGTTGTGGCCGAAGGACGGCCCGTGGTTGGGCTGACCCTCAAGGTTCGGTACGCGCCGTTCTTCACCAAGACCCACGCGAGGAAGATTCCCGAGACATTCGACCGGAACGAAATTCTCGCGCGGGCCTTGGACCTCGCCGCCGGAATCGAAGCGGGCCGTCCGATCCGACTCCTGGGCCTGCGGGCCGAAATGGCAATGCCCGACGACGCCCGAAAGGGTCACACGCCGACGCGCGGCGGTTGGTGACGGCGTAACTCCTCTGCACGTCGACTTTCCTGGCACCAGATGGCCGGGCCGGTTCACCGCCGGCGCCGGCCATTCCGTACTGGCCTAAGGGCGTTCGGATTGCACATGGCATGGAGTGGCAAAACGGCTGACACTGCCACTTTCGGGGTGGTATTTATTCAGAAGAGACTCCGCAGGCTACCGGCACCGCGCAGGCG
Encoded here:
- a CDS encoding sensor histidine kinase; translation: MQQVPSDARASRSRRRRTRWGVRKRSTAAAVAVVAVALLAGGLVLLALLETSLTASTESAARQRTQDVIAQLVVDQDIEDAIEYITSTGHAGQYVQLLDASGTVIVGSEPKAVDRPLSGLRPEPGYMLFQRVSSLPNIGNNDDFHVVATGARVGRQHVVVIVATSVQLQADTVFTVAWLMLGAAPLLLAVVAFSVWLLVGRSLRQVEKIRGQVARINAERLDGRVEVPPTKDELEALALTMNTMLERLQASDREQRQFVSDASHELRSPLATLSAGVEIAAADPSGTMWLQLKDDLAGETARMRYLVDDLLTLARTNDAGPTMEDADVDLDDVVDQEVRRLRAISRHSVNADLIPVKIKGDARRLAQVLRNVLDNAERHALSRIRVSLYAAGGGAVVAVDDDGDPIPEADRERVFERFVRLDESRSREGGGSGLGLAIAAGIMAAHDGAIRATETPTGECRFEMTFPLAEPSAPAPVRRAAVARPRA
- a CDS encoding HtaA domain-containing protein, translated to MSPATVSPDPLPPLGLSWGIKRSFIDYINGLPDASVSVVNGATVDETGLFRFAAENSDYDAVRGTGILRFRGDVRLSGHHGMMFVRLLDPWIVFTGGRGILSISTGDDVGQDRTAVASLRSGAPRQAADGSLIWADVEVAITDEGSELFDGQYAAGQPMDPLFIRVAGQGPS
- a CDS encoding S1C family serine protease — translated: MATAISRAPGPEASEDPLDSYSATVVRVAETVTPHVAAIEMTGYGRGGRFRVGAGSAVLFTTDGYLVTNAHVVAGTQSGHAVFADGTRTAVDVVGADPLSDLAVVHGKAPTAAPAEFGDAETLRVGQLVIAVGNPLGLSGSVTAGVVSGLGRSIPVWSGRNRRMIEDVIQTDAALNAGSSGGALADARGRIVGINTAVAGAGLGLAVPVNATSRRIIASLLKDGRVRRAYLGLVNTPVQLPASTVVRTGRREGLLVVEVLPASPADRAGLHAGDILLSVGQKPVANAESLQKLLFAEAIGVPLELSLMRDGTEMRAVAVPEEMTDKN
- a CDS encoding AfsR/SARP family transcriptional regulator is translated as MENSAGHSPSISVRLFGTFEIRRDGATLTATDLGGCKPRHILEILLLNLGTPVSKTQLIDILWGASASEGAVATLESYVSGIRRAIQPGQTKTGPLRTANSGYVLDPQLVDLDLWNFRQLVRSAAQSSPAEAYPLLLKALELSAEPLLGFELVADWADDARTRHSAEKVAAQILAAETAAVLERTDEAIRWAQAAIRSEPLNERAWTVLVTSYEQAGLPAEGLSAYDRCRRLFDHDLGCAPGPALQDAHLRLLRQRAEGNAELSEVLAALLYLGEGLNEPKRRLLPASESRRMHENAGRVLDSFLQRVRAAI
- a CDS encoding Y-family DNA polymerase, with amino-acid sequence MSRKPSIALVDVNCFYASAERAFDPSLEGRPLVVLSNNDGCAVTRSPEAKALGIAVGEPWFKLAPRAKEWGLVVRSSNYELYGDISARVMELLGRYSAWLEVYSIDEAFLGVSGTAHELTRLGHTMKTAVRRNVGVPVCVGIARTKTLAKLANKWAKNNAAFDGVCHWDSVPALQREALMAGLSVIELWGVASRLTKRLNGLGIHSVLDLARADPVRIRDRFSVVLMRTVLELQGTPCIPLEEERTGRDQLIFSRSFSTPVTNAAGLRQVFGVYAQQASARLAKHGLQAKVLTAFAATSHYNPQDSSNPSVCVALPMPTADPVLLARAAYGLLPRIRDGVKYARAGIMVTDLRPSGNQPPLKLFENPLEERGIGSLLEEVSRRYGRGSIGLGHAGIRAGPDWSMKREMLSPRYTTHWDELPIVRAA
- a CDS encoding LexA family protein — encoded protein: MGVVIGPRVIDAGTSLLSVLISPVPVAAGYPSPAQDYFDGRIDLNEHLIKDITSTYVVRVSGDSMETAGISDGDELIVNRALEPKDGCVVVAVLDGELTIKRLRVTAAGVVLQADNPRYPDIRVAALSDLVIWGVATRCLHHV
- a CDS encoding DNA polymerase IV; translation: MNGIRWVLHVDLDQFIAAVEVLRRPELAGKPIIVGGRGDPTERAVVSTASYEARAFGVGSGMPLRVAARKVPDAVILPVDHEAYLAASETVMATLRAQPGATVQVLGWDEAFVGTETEDPEAYARRVQAAVLERTQLHCSVGIGDTLVRAKVATGFGKPAGVFRLTAGNWLDVMGSRPTRDLWGVGTKVSGRLTKLGINTVAELAATDPQDLIPEFGPRMGPWYAELGRGDGASVVDDTPWVARGHSRETTFQRDLTEPAQVDDAVRELTARVLEDVVAEGRPVVGLTLKVRYAPFFTKTHARKIPETFDRNEILARALDLAAGIEAGRPIRLLGLRAEMAMPDDARKGHTPTRGGW